A portion of the Acidisoma sp. PAMC 29798 genome contains these proteins:
- a CDS encoding GolD/DthD family dehydrogenase, whose protein sequence is MTTRLTKAYDLTDQVALITGGAQGIGLAIGTLLAEQGARIVIVDQNPKVGEIAEALGHGSFGVAIDVRDDSAMSTGVADILAKTGRIDILVNNVGIAPIALATEFTMAQWDATLSINLRAAFMFSQAVGRGMIARKYGRIVSLASQAALVALEGHIAYTASKAAVIAMSKVLALEWGPHGITANTISPTVINTAMGREVWAGAKGDAFRAKIPVGRFGEAEEIAHAVLYLVSGAAGMINGENLVVDGGYTIV, encoded by the coding sequence ATGACGACACGTCTCACGAAAGCCTATGACCTCACTGACCAGGTTGCCCTGATCACCGGCGGCGCGCAGGGCATCGGCCTCGCCATCGGCACGCTGCTGGCGGAGCAAGGGGCGCGCATCGTCATCGTCGATCAGAATCCCAAGGTGGGCGAGATTGCGGAGGCCTTGGGCCATGGCAGCTTCGGTGTCGCCATCGATGTGCGAGACGACAGCGCCATGAGCACGGGCGTCGCGGATATCCTCGCCAAGACCGGGCGCATCGATATCCTCGTCAACAATGTCGGCATCGCACCCATTGCGCTGGCGACGGAGTTCACGATGGCGCAGTGGGACGCGACGCTGAGCATCAACCTCCGCGCGGCCTTCATGTTTTCGCAGGCCGTGGGACGCGGCATGATCGCGCGCAAATATGGTCGCATCGTCAGCCTCGCCTCGCAGGCGGCGCTCGTCGCGCTTGAAGGCCATATCGCGTACACCGCGAGCAAGGCGGCGGTGATTGCCATGTCAAAGGTGCTCGCGCTGGAATGGGGCCCGCACGGCATCACCGCGAATACCATCTCGCCGACCGTCATCAATACCGCCATGGGGCGCGAAGTCTGGGCTGGTGCAAAGGGTGACGCTTTTCGCGCGAAGATCCCGGTCGGTCGCTTCGGCGAGGCCGAAGAGATTGCCCATGCCGTTCTGTATCTCGTCAGCGGTGCTGCCGGCATGATCAACGGCGAGAACCTTGTTGTCGATGGTGGCTACACCATCGTCTAA
- a CDS encoding carbohydrate ABC transporter permease — MSASVNHQRMGLLPTIIGRVFLALFLAVWMVPLYWLVNSSFKYKAQIQSEAPVWFPHPVTMENINWVIANLDHAALYRSLHVVSISVLFSVIFGPLMAYALSRFRTRANRQLESWIISTRMMPPAALIMPFYFLFLRIHLLNTELGLTLLYITINLPLTCWIMLAYLRGLPEDAEEAARIDGCSRWGAFWYIILPMTRASIAAAGLLVTILTWNEFFIAFVITSSNITFPVQVAGFLANGMNPEYGHMAAAGLLLSLPTVLIAVIFHRSLLSGLHAFAGGK, encoded by the coding sequence ATGAGCGCCTCCGTCAACCACCAGCGCATGGGTTTATTGCCGACGATCATTGGCCGCGTGTTCCTCGCGCTGTTCCTCGCCGTCTGGATGGTGCCGCTGTATTGGCTCGTCAATTCGAGCTTCAAATACAAGGCCCAGATCCAATCGGAAGCACCGGTGTGGTTTCCCCATCCGGTCACGATGGAGAATATCAACTGGGTGATCGCCAACCTGGATCACGCGGCCCTGTATCGCAGCCTGCACGTCGTTTCGATTTCGGTGCTGTTCTCGGTCATCTTCGGGCCCCTGATGGCCTATGCGTTGTCGCGCTTTCGCACACGGGCCAACAGACAGCTTGAAAGCTGGATCATCTCCACCCGCATGATGCCGCCGGCGGCGCTCATCATGCCCTTCTACTTCCTGTTCCTGCGCATCCATCTGCTGAACACCGAACTCGGCCTGACGCTGCTCTATATCACCATCAACCTGCCGCTGACCTGCTGGATCATGCTCGCCTATCTGCGCGGTCTGCCGGAAGATGCCGAGGAAGCTGCGCGGATCGACGGATGCAGCCGCTGGGGCGCCTTCTGGTACATCATCCTGCCGATGACCCGGGCGTCTATCGCGGCGGCGGGATTGCTGGTGACCATTCTGACCTGGAACGAGTTCTTCATCGCCTTCGTCATCACCTCCAGCAACATAACATTCCCCGTTCAAGTCGCGGGCTTTCTCGCCAACGGCATGAATCCCGAATACGGGCACATGGCCGCCGCCGGCCTGCTGCTGTCACTACCCACGGTGCTGATTGCCGTCATCTTCCACCGATCCTTGCTGAGCGGGCTACACGCCTTCGCCGGCGGCAAGTGA
- a CDS encoding extracellular solute-binding protein: MSDYKASGSAALGRRGLLKGASTLGATALLTAPYIARAQDNMLRGKSIHMSILGIAGWTPSRLGVDMAPGFVTYAKEKFGYDVTFSYAEAPFSQLFQKAATSLATRSQEYNIIISDSQWLGALAQPKWILPLDKVIAQRKTLDVEWFSPVVRDAYQAYPDGSKHRWGFPQEGDCMGLYIRKDLLEAPGEAEAFEKRYGRKLPMTWDDFEALSYADFLKVIEFFNRPEKGYNGFGSQFSREYDFISDPVMSLMRSTGGDIWDPKTGQVEGILNTPGNAKALQMYKDLLQFEPAGAISYGVAELIDAFTQGKVFSALQWCAVGPAMITKELEGKVMVVPPPGFPDASGKLVRNYIIGGQPWVLNAFNDAEHQAVALDFMEWWYTPETCLAYAKHGGNPCDKVTLTRPDFESIQPWYKTYKYMLNNSSDFWHDPAYADMLSVQQEAFTAFATGQVKDPLQALNYTACRQQKILFDAGTATTQASNACDGIRL; encoded by the coding sequence ATGTCTGACTACAAAGCGAGCGGATCGGCCGCCCTCGGCCGTCGTGGATTGCTCAAGGGCGCAAGCACCCTTGGCGCGACGGCCCTACTGACAGCGCCCTATATCGCTCGTGCCCAAGATAACATGCTACGCGGTAAATCCATTCATATGTCGATCCTCGGTATTGCCGGATGGACGCCGAGCCGTCTTGGCGTCGATATGGCGCCGGGCTTCGTCACCTATGCCAAAGAAAAGTTCGGCTATGACGTGACCTTCTCCTATGCCGAGGCGCCGTTCAGCCAATTGTTCCAGAAGGCCGCCACATCCCTCGCCACGCGCAGCCAGGAATACAACATCATCATCTCCGACAGTCAGTGGCTTGGGGCGCTCGCCCAGCCCAAATGGATTCTGCCGCTGGACAAGGTCATTGCCCAACGCAAGACCCTCGACGTCGAGTGGTTCTCGCCCGTCGTGCGTGACGCTTATCAGGCCTATCCGGACGGCTCGAAGCACCGCTGGGGCTTTCCGCAGGAAGGCGACTGCATGGGTCTCTACATCCGCAAGGATCTGCTGGAAGCGCCGGGCGAGGCCGAAGCCTTCGAAAAGCGGTACGGCCGCAAGCTGCCGATGACGTGGGATGATTTCGAAGCGCTGTCCTATGCTGATTTCCTGAAGGTCATCGAATTCTTCAATCGTCCCGAGAAGGGCTACAACGGCTTCGGCTCCCAGTTCTCACGCGAATACGACTTCATCAGCGATCCGGTGATGTCGCTGATGCGCAGCACGGGCGGGGATATTTGGGATCCGAAGACAGGCCAGGTCGAAGGCATTCTCAACACCCCGGGCAATGCCAAAGCTCTTCAGATGTATAAGGACCTGCTGCAATTCGAGCCTGCCGGCGCGATCAGCTATGGCGTTGCGGAGCTGATCGATGCCTTCACACAGGGCAAGGTCTTCTCTGCGCTGCAGTGGTGCGCTGTCGGCCCCGCGATGATCACCAAGGAGCTTGAGGGCAAGGTGATGGTCGTGCCGCCGCCGGGCTTCCCGGATGCGTCCGGCAAGCTCGTGCGCAACTACATCATCGGCGGTCAGCCTTGGGTGCTCAACGCCTTCAACGATGCCGAGCATCAGGCCGTGGCGCTCGACTTCATGGAATGGTGGTACACGCCGGAAACCTGCCTGGCCTATGCCAAGCATGGCGGCAACCCCTGCGACAAGGTCACACTGACGCGCCCGGATTTCGAGAGCATCCAGCCTTGGTATAAGACGTATAAATACATGCTGAACAACAGCAGCGACTTCTGGCATGACCCGGCCTATGCGGACATGCTTTCGGTGCAGCAGGAGGCTTTCACTGCCTTCGCGACGGGACAGGTCAAGGATCCGCTGCAGGCGCTGAACTACACGGCGTGCCGTCAGCAGAAGATTCTGTTCGATGCCGGGACAGCAACGACACAGGCCAGCAACGCCTGCGACGGCATTCGGCTCTAA
- the ssb gene encoding single-stranded DNA-binding protein yields the protein MAGSVNKVTLIGNLGKDPEIRNTQSGMKIVNLRIATSESWSDKTSGERQERTEWHSVVIMNDRLADVAERFLRKGSKVYLEGKLQTRKWTDQAGADRYTTEVLLGRIGAELVLLDRAGDAGGATEGAERSYGGAARPAAAKPAARAPASAGWDSGNARASDLDDEIPF from the coding sequence ATGGCGGGCAGCGTTAACAAGGTGACCTTGATCGGAAATCTGGGCAAGGACCCCGAGATCCGCAACACCCAGTCCGGCATGAAGATCGTGAACCTGCGCATCGCGACCTCCGAAAGCTGGAGCGACAAGACCAGCGGTGAGCGGCAGGAGCGGACGGAGTGGCACAGTGTCGTGATCATGAACGATCGCCTCGCGGACGTCGCCGAGCGGTTTCTGCGCAAAGGCAGCAAGGTCTATCTCGAAGGCAAGCTCCAGACCCGGAAATGGACCGATCAGGCCGGTGCTGATCGCTACACAACTGAAGTCTTGCTGGGGCGAATCGGGGCGGAACTCGTTCTGCTCGACCGTGCCGGTGATGCGGGCGGCGCTACCGAAGGGGCCGAGCGCTCCTATGGCGGCGCGGCTCGGCCGGCAGCCGCGAAGCCGGCAGCCCGCGCACCTGCATCGGCGGGCTGGGATAGCGGCAATGCCCGCGCCAGCGACCTGGACGACGAGATCCCCTTCTAG
- a CDS encoding LysR family transcriptional regulator, producing the protein MDRLESMAVFIRVADLGSFAAAAGDLDMSPQMVAKHVMSLEARLGVRLLNRTTRRQSLTEVGNTYLQRCRVVLAEDAAADAVAQELAAEPRGRLRISAPSTFGAQRLAPFIARFLRQFPKLEIDLVLSDGFVDLVEDGFEVAFRTGMLTDSRLMARALSPFLLVACASPAYLGERGAPIEPADLKRHECVGFAHWPPKMVDEWRFVREDTVYEVSIRSRLRVNNARALLAAAREGFGIVLIAQDLVRDELASGQLVRVMPDFEVPSRDLHMLYLADRQQTPKLRAFIDNAIHEFKL; encoded by the coding sequence ATGGACCGTCTCGAAAGTATGGCGGTTTTCATCCGGGTTGCTGACCTCGGATCCTTTGCCGCGGCTGCGGGCGATCTCGATATGTCGCCCCAAATGGTCGCGAAGCACGTGATGTCCCTCGAAGCCCGCCTTGGCGTGCGCCTGCTGAACCGAACCACGCGGCGGCAGAGCCTGACCGAGGTCGGTAACACCTATCTGCAGCGCTGCAGAGTCGTGCTCGCCGAAGACGCCGCGGCCGATGCCGTCGCTCAGGAATTGGCCGCCGAACCCCGAGGTAGACTTCGGATCAGCGCCCCGTCGACATTCGGTGCGCAACGTCTTGCGCCATTCATCGCCCGCTTCTTACGCCAGTTTCCAAAGCTTGAAATAGACTTGGTGCTGTCCGATGGATTTGTGGACTTGGTTGAGGATGGGTTCGAGGTCGCGTTTCGAACAGGGATGTTGACGGACTCACGATTGATGGCGCGCGCGCTGTCGCCGTTCCTTCTCGTCGCCTGCGCCTCTCCTGCTTATCTGGGCGAACGCGGCGCGCCGATTGAGCCGGCCGACCTGAAACGCCACGAATGCGTGGGATTTGCCCATTGGCCGCCGAAGATGGTGGACGAATGGCGCTTCGTTCGGGAAGACACTGTGTATGAGGTCAGCATCCGCAGCCGATTGAGAGTGAACAATGCGAGGGCGCTATTGGCCGCTGCACGGGAAGGGTTCGGCATTGTCCTTATCGCGCAAGATCTTGTGCGTGATGAGCTTGCTTCCGGACAACTGGTCCGTGTCATGCCAGACTTCGAGGTCCCTTCGCGAGACCTGCACATGCTCTACCTCGCCGACCGGCAGCAAACGCCGAAACTCCGCGCATTCATTGACAATGCAATACACGAGTTCAAGCTTTAG
- a CDS encoding carbohydrate kinase family protein has product MSEIQTKPTHDVSVIGLYCIDILGRPVRGIPDGANADFIEEIRLTVAGTAGGTIVDCAKLGMKALAVGAVGEDEKGRFILSTLESFGIDTSGLQRHAGVHTAASILAVRPNGERPCLHVRGASDVLTLVESDYAKVLDARFVHMGGNGLLGKMDGEPTRALLAAAKAAGRITTFDLIFATAPLMAKIAPAMQYVDYFAPSIEEATALCGHEKPEDAAQYFHDLGVHTCVLTMGGDGCFVSTPDTTFRLPAHDIKVVDTTGCGDAFTGGLIAALHQGWDIEQAARFAGTCGALVAGGLGSDAGIIDFKSTEASMHSLPVKH; this is encoded by the coding sequence ATGTCCGAGATACAGACCAAACCGACCCACGACGTCAGCGTCATCGGTCTTTACTGCATCGACATTTTGGGACGTCCGGTGCGCGGCATCCCGGATGGCGCCAACGCGGACTTCATTGAAGAAATCCGCTTGACGGTGGCGGGCACTGCGGGTGGCACCATCGTGGACTGCGCCAAGCTGGGCATGAAGGCACTGGCCGTCGGTGCCGTGGGCGAGGATGAGAAGGGCCGCTTCATCCTGTCCACACTCGAAAGCTTCGGCATCGATACAAGCGGCCTGCAGCGTCATGCGGGCGTGCATACCGCCGCCTCCATCCTGGCCGTGCGGCCGAATGGCGAGCGGCCTTGCCTGCATGTGCGCGGTGCCTCGGATGTGCTGACGCTCGTCGAGTCCGATTATGCAAAGGTCCTCGATGCCCGCTTCGTGCATATGGGCGGCAACGGGCTGCTGGGTAAAATGGATGGCGAGCCGACGCGCGCCCTGCTCGCCGCCGCCAAGGCCGCCGGCCGCATAACGACCTTCGACCTTATCTTCGCGACCGCACCGCTGATGGCCAAGATCGCGCCCGCCATGCAATATGTCGACTACTTCGCGCCGAGCATCGAAGAAGCGACAGCCCTCTGCGGCCATGAAAAGCCGGAGGATGCGGCGCAATACTTCCATGATCTTGGCGTGCATACCTGCGTGCTGACCATGGGCGGCGATGGCTGCTTCGTCTCGACCCCCGACACCACCTTCCGTCTGCCGGCCCATGACATCAAGGTGGTCGACACAACGGGCTGTGGTGACGCCTTTACCGGCGGCCTGATCGCCGCGCTGCATCAAGGCTGGGATATCGAGCAGGCGGCGCGTTTCGCCGGCACCTGCGGGGCGCTGGTGGCCGGCGGCCTCGGGTCGGACGCCGGCATCATCGACTTCAAGAGCACCGAAGCGTCGATGCACAGTTTGCCGGTCAAACATTGA
- a CDS encoding Cof-type HAD-IIB family hydrolase, translated as MIRLLVSDVDGTLVRHDRTLAPSTIAAAGRLRAAGVALALVSSRPLAGLDVLLEPLGIDTPRAGFNGGLLCDAEGHVLDELTIPPEACRTAVAALDAAGIDVWVFAGGEWLLRNAQAPYIAREQLSISMGWRVVDDFAPYLHAAHKVMGSSPDIERIARVETSLHAAIGKASAVHRSQDYYIDITHPDANKGRAALAIAQLLGVTPAEMACIGDMPNDLPMLAVAGLGIAMGNAPTIVKTGAHLVVADNDSDGWAEAVTQILAMDAHD; from the coding sequence TTGATCCGGCTTCTGGTCTCCGACGTCGACGGCACCCTCGTCCGCCATGACCGGACACTGGCGCCGAGCACGATCGCGGCAGCGGGGCGCTTGCGCGCTGCGGGCGTGGCGCTTGCCCTCGTCAGCAGCCGGCCGCTCGCGGGGCTCGACGTTCTTTTGGAACCGCTCGGCATCGATACGCCGCGCGCCGGCTTCAACGGCGGGCTGCTCTGTGACGCCGAAGGCCATGTCCTGGACGAGTTGACGATACCGCCCGAGGCCTGCCGGACGGCCGTCGCGGCTCTGGACGCCGCTGGCATCGACGTCTGGGTCTTCGCGGGCGGGGAATGGCTGCTCCGGAATGCGCAGGCGCCCTATATCGCGCGCGAGCAGCTTTCCATCAGCATGGGATGGCGCGTGGTCGATGACTTCGCGCCCTATCTGCATGCGGCCCATAAGGTCATGGGGTCGAGCCCGGACATCGAACGCATCGCGCGAGTGGAGACGTCCCTGCACGCAGCAATCGGGAAAGCCTCGGCCGTCCATCGCTCGCAGGATTACTACATCGACATCACCCACCCGGATGCCAATAAGGGCCGTGCCGCACTGGCAATCGCGCAGCTCCTCGGCGTCACGCCGGCGGAGATGGCGTGTATCGGCGACATGCCGAACGACCTGCCGATGCTCGCGGTGGCGGGGCTCGGCATCGCGATGGGAAACGCGCCCACGATTGTGAAGACCGGCGCGCATTTGGTGGTGGCCGACAATGATTCGGATGGATGGGCTGAGGCTGTGACGCAGATCCTGGCGATGGACGCGCATGATTAG
- a CDS encoding carbohydrate ABC transporter permease, with protein sequence MAGTVKTTAEGDAQGYARRHILPRGLAAFLSRKEVLPLLLLSPVLIFFIIWNTIPTLWLMGLSFYRFSLTSGRPPIFSGFYNYTSIINDSEVWLGLSRTFLFVIIAVGIETILGMLLGLLFWGSQKLPGRRLALTLLFTPMVLTPVASGTFWRLIYNPTFGILDSILRSLGLPNVNFLGSASTAFGAVLAVDIWMWTPFMVLMTLAALASVPKAELEAAEIDQLSWWQKLRLVILYHGKLILMLGILLRTIDAFKTMDLIYDMTFGGPGSTTELIAITLYRRAFEVFNIGWSSALAVILLMISIAFTATFIFVLHSRDRKSAEIAAGEPS encoded by the coding sequence ATGGCGGGGACCGTCAAGACGACGGCAGAGGGCGATGCGCAGGGATATGCGCGTCGCCACATCCTGCCCCGTGGCCTGGCCGCCTTTCTCAGTCGGAAGGAGGTGCTGCCGCTTCTGCTACTCTCGCCGGTCCTCATCTTCTTCATCATCTGGAACACAATCCCGACGCTGTGGCTCATGGGCCTCAGCTTCTACCGCTTTTCGCTGACCAGTGGCCGGCCGCCGATCTTCTCCGGCTTCTACAACTACACCTCCATCATCAACGACAGCGAAGTCTGGCTCGGCCTCAGCCGCACCTTCCTCTTCGTGATCATCGCGGTGGGGATCGAGACGATTCTGGGCATGCTTCTCGGCCTGCTGTTCTGGGGCAGTCAGAAACTGCCGGGCCGCCGCTTGGCGCTCACGCTGCTGTTCACGCCGATGGTGCTGACGCCGGTCGCGTCCGGCACCTTCTGGCGCCTCATCTACAATCCCACCTTCGGCATCCTCGACAGCATTCTGCGCAGCCTGGGTCTGCCCAACGTCAACTTCCTCGGCAGCGCCAGCACGGCCTTCGGGGCGGTGCTGGCGGTGGACATCTGGATGTGGACGCCCTTCATGGTGCTGATGACGCTCGCGGCCCTCGCCTCGGTGCCTAAGGCGGAGCTTGAGGCGGCGGAGATCGACCAGCTGTCCTGGTGGCAGAAACTACGACTGGTTATCCTCTACCACGGCAAATTGATCCTGATGCTGGGCATACTTTTGCGCACCATCGATGCCTTCAAGACCATGGATCTGATCTATGACATGACATTCGGCGGCCCCGGATCGACGACGGAGCTGATCGCCATCACGCTCTATCGCCGCGCCTTTGAAGTCTTCAACATCGGCTGGTCTTCGGCGCTCGCGGTGATCCTGCTGATGATTTCCATCGCTTTCACCGCGACCTTCATCTTCGTGTTGCATTCGCGGGACCGAAAATCGGCCGAGATCGCGGCGGGGGAACCATCATGA
- a CDS encoding ABC transporter ATP-binding protein, which produces MVDITLRHLSRVFNGVPAVDDIDTVFPEGSVTCLLGPSGCGKTTLMRMIAGLETPSSGQILFGDRDVTRLTPRQRNVAMVFQYPVMYRTLTVEENIALPLKRDRGLSAEERHRRVSEVLDVLQLRESRAYRMDQLDIGTRQRVAVGRAIARRCDVILFDEPTTNVEVHAKLQLIRAFKAFRQQLRQTIVYVTHDQTEAMTLADQIALMRNGVISQCAPPRVLYEKPESEFGGWFLGAPGMNFLPAREARGDGVRFDGIAAPLRMPVGGSQGLSAGIRPERVRVLPPGTPGSVPCRILRRSISIGGQYVVLVQVGDTRMRARVAPEIAQTLGEAAAVICPTAQIAFFRNGARLDETPTQSLN; this is translated from the coding sequence ATGGTTGACATCACCCTCCGCCACTTGAGCCGGGTCTTCAACGGCGTGCCCGCCGTCGATGATATCGACACGGTCTTTCCGGAAGGCAGCGTCACCTGCCTGCTGGGGCCCTCCGGCTGTGGCAAGACGACCTTGATGCGCATGATTGCGGGTTTGGAAACGCCGAGCAGCGGGCAGATCCTGTTCGGCGACCGCGACGTGACACGGCTGACGCCACGGCAACGCAATGTCGCGATGGTCTTCCAGTATCCGGTCATGTACCGAACGCTCACGGTGGAAGAGAATATCGCCCTGCCGCTGAAGCGCGACCGTGGCTTGTCTGCGGAGGAGCGGCATCGCCGTGTGAGTGAGGTGCTGGACGTTCTGCAATTGCGGGAAAGCCGGGCCTATCGCATGGATCAGCTCGATATCGGCACGCGACAGCGCGTGGCGGTGGGGCGGGCCATCGCCCGGCGCTGCGACGTGATCCTGTTCGACGAACCGACGACCAATGTCGAGGTTCATGCCAAGCTACAATTGATCCGCGCCTTCAAAGCCTTCCGCCAGCAGCTTCGCCAGACGATCGTCTATGTCACGCATGACCAGACCGAGGCGATGACGCTCGCAGATCAGATCGCGCTCATGCGTAATGGGGTGATATCGCAATGCGCCCCGCCGCGCGTGCTTTACGAAAAGCCTGAAAGCGAGTTCGGCGGCTGGTTCCTGGGTGCGCCCGGCATGAACTTCCTGCCCGCCCGGGAGGCGCGCGGCGATGGCGTTCGCTTCGATGGCATCGCGGCACCGCTGCGCATGCCGGTGGGCGGCAGCCAGGGCTTGAGCGCGGGCATTCGGCCGGAACGTGTTCGCGTGCTGCCACCCGGCACACCCGGCAGCGTGCCGTGCCGCATTCTGCGCCGGTCCATCAGCATCGGCGGCCAGTATGTCGTGCTGGTGCAGGTGGGGGATACACGCATGCGAGCCCGCGTGGCGCCCGAGATCGCCCAGACGCTGGGGGAGGCCGCGGCCGTCATCTGCCCCACCGCGCAGATCGCTTTCTTCCGGAACGGCGCGCGTCTCGATGAGACGCCGACCCAATCGCTCAACTGA
- a CDS encoding carbohydrate ABC transporter permease, with translation MTWRTHLYHALLWLIALIFFAPVAWIILSSFKTSDQILAVPPVFFFRPTFANYARVLADPGMLHSFFNSLVLSISAVVIAVAVALLAAFSFSRFKPPGTDFLMFLLLSIRMLPGSAAILPVYLMYVGFGWKDTYWGMILFYAMFSIPFSVWILKGFIDGVSPRFDETGLVNGASWLSIITRLIFPQVMPGVIAALIFNFIFVWNEFLFNYIIGGPTTTNIPTALSTGLYSGGGVDWTFVSCVTTLYIIPPIIIVYVFQRYLLVGMTFGTVRGEV, from the coding sequence ATGACCTGGCGCACGCACCTCTATCACGCGCTGCTGTGGCTGATCGCGCTCATCTTCTTCGCGCCCGTTGCCTGGATCATCCTGTCTTCGTTCAAGACCTCGGATCAAATTCTGGCTGTGCCACCGGTGTTCTTCTTCCGCCCGACCTTCGCGAACTATGCGCGAGTTCTGGCCGACCCTGGAATGTTGCACAGCTTCTTCAACAGTCTTGTGCTGTCCATCAGCGCGGTGGTGATCGCGGTGGCGGTCGCCTTGCTGGCCGCCTTCTCCTTCTCCCGCTTCAAGCCGCCGGGCACCGACTTCCTGATGTTCCTGCTGCTGTCGATCCGCATGCTGCCAGGCTCGGCCGCCATCCTGCCCGTGTATCTGATGTATGTGGGCTTCGGCTGGAAGGACACCTATTGGGGCATGATCCTGTTCTACGCCATGTTCTCGATCCCCTTCTCCGTCTGGATTCTGAAGGGCTTCATTGATGGCGTTTCGCCCCGCTTCGATGAAACCGGACTGGTCAATGGCGCGAGTTGGCTCAGCATCATCACGCGCCTGATCTTTCCCCAGGTGATGCCGGGCGTGATCGCGGCCCTTATCTTCAACTTCATTTTCGTTTGGAACGAGTTCCTGTTCAACTACATCATCGGCGGACCGACGACGACGAATATCCCGACCGCGCTCAGCACCGGGCTTTATTCCGGCGGTGGTGTCGATTGGACCTTCGTGTCCTGTGTCACGACGCTTTATATCATTCCGCCGATCATCATCGTCTATGTCTTCCAGCGCTATCTGCTCGTGGGCATGACCTTCGGCACGGTGCGTGGGGAGGTCTGA
- a CDS encoding ABC transporter ATP-binding protein has translation MSAIVFDHVCKAYRGHAAISDLTLAVADQSLTVLCGPPRSGKSVLLRLLVGLEMPDSGRILIDGQDVTRRPAAERRIGYVPQSFALFPHMNVYDNIAYPLRQQGAPAAMIKSRIDRVAEILRIGPLLGKRPSQLSGGEKQRAAIARGTLKDARIFILDDPLVGLDFKLRESLMDDLKDMRASLGATFLYATSDSLEALTMAEQLAVMDNGRVLESGRVDRVYHEPRTARSAELVGFPRCNLFVGTVRNGQCQSAIGAFQVPSDTAEAVLLAVRPEDVVHPPSQIGGATMGGVGTISLLENLGAECVVYVQFGGATVVSIPPADAVIGLDVGSDFAFSINRDRVMIFDQADGIRRERTREMAHG, from the coding sequence ATGAGCGCAATCGTCTTCGACCATGTCTGCAAAGCCTATCGCGGCCATGCGGCGATCAGCGACCTGACCCTCGCAGTAGCGGACCAGAGCCTGACCGTGCTGTGCGGGCCGCCACGCAGCGGGAAGTCTGTGCTGCTGCGCCTCCTGGTGGGTCTGGAGATGCCCGATAGCGGGCGCATCCTGATCGACGGCCAGGACGTGACGCGCAGGCCAGCCGCAGAGCGGCGCATCGGCTACGTGCCGCAATCTTTCGCGCTGTTCCCGCATATGAATGTCTATGACAACATCGCCTATCCTTTGCGCCAGCAAGGCGCGCCGGCGGCGATGATCAAAAGCCGGATAGACCGCGTGGCCGAAATTCTGCGCATTGGCCCCTTGCTCGGTAAGCGGCCGAGCCAGCTCAGCGGCGGTGAAAAGCAGCGCGCCGCCATCGCGCGCGGCACCTTGAAGGACGCCCGGATCTTCATTCTGGACGATCCGCTGGTTGGCCTCGACTTCAAGCTTCGGGAAAGTCTGATGGACGACCTCAAGGACATGCGCGCCTCCCTGGGCGCGACTTTCCTTTATGCGACATCGGATTCGCTGGAGGCGCTGACGATGGCCGAGCAGCTCGCCGTGATGGATAACGGCCGTGTGCTGGAATCCGGCCGGGTCGATCGAGTCTATCACGAGCCACGTACCGCAAGGTCCGCAGAGCTGGTCGGCTTCCCGCGCTGCAACCTATTTGTGGGCACCGTGCGGAACGGTCAGTGCCAAAGCGCCATCGGCGCATTCCAAGTGCCGAGCGATACCGCCGAGGCGGTTCTGCTCGCGGTTCGGCCGGAAGATGTGGTCCATCCACCGTCCCAAATCGGCGGGGCGACGATGGGCGGTGTCGGCACAATTAGCCTGTTGGAAAATCTCGGCGCGGAATGCGTCGTCTATGTCCAATTCGGTGGCGCCACCGTGGTCAGCATCCCGCCTGCCGATGCTGTCATCGGTCTCGATGTCGGATCCGACTTCGCCTTTTCGATTAACCGTGACCGCGTCATGATCTTCGACCAGGCCGATGGCATACGGCGAGAGCGGACCAGGGAGATGGCCCATGGTTGA